A genomic region of Cannabis sativa cultivar Pink pepper isolate KNU-18-1 chromosome 1, ASM2916894v1, whole genome shotgun sequence contains the following coding sequences:
- the LOC115708341 gene encoding stemmadenine O-acetyltransferase-like: protein MEVSIISSEIVKPSSLQFNDLKPYKLCLFDQITPMTYASIMVFFRNCIDPNSHANIHQTLLSQLKTSLSETLTFYYPFSGRTKNNFYVDDFDAGVTYVEAKVNCSLIEFFKLKQNELLNKFVPFLPWRDETEARQEELPQMGFQVNIFTCGGIALSTSLGHKIADGGTLALFLMSWAASFRGLPQNKILRPNLSDASIAFPPRDLPPSYRNLKDKLWFGAKGNFVTKRFVFDAKALTKLREIASSQRVPQPSRNEVLTCFVWKHASMAAAVVNNNNNNNGFPNKDSVMAHAVNMRPRMKSNALSTSVGNLFWWAKTTPKDIRSLELSEMVEMVRESLVNFSNEYLESIEVDVGSAVSEFYDSIEHIINPLSNKDDDNATEIYAFTNWKGFFNEVDFGWGKPIWVGAHGNVGPEFRNMIVFVDGQGGKGIEAFVTLEEKHMAVLEKDPQFLLFVNPNPEGLPVTLI from the coding sequence ATGGAGGTTAGTATTATCTCGAGTGAGATTGTGAAACCATCCTCCCTTCAGTTTAACGATTTAAAGCCCTACAAACTGTGCCTCTTTGATCAAATCACTCCCATGACATACGCCTCAATCATGGTTTTCTTCCGCAACTGTATCGATCCAAATTCCCATGCTAATATTCACCAAACCTTATTATCCCAACTAAAAACCTCCCTATCTGAAACCCTCACCTTCTATTACCCATTTTCAGGAAGGACAAAGAACAACTTCTACGTCGATGATTTCGACGCAGGAGTCACTTATGTTGAGGCCAAGGTCAACTGTAGCTTGATCGAGTTTTTCAAGCTCAAACAGAACGAGTTGCTGAACAAGTTCGTTCCATTCCTTCCTTGGCGTGATGAAACTGAAGCCCGACAAGAGGAGTTGCCTCAAATGGGTTTTCAAGTCAATATTTTCACATGTGGTGGAATAGCTTTGTCTACTTCGTTGGGCCATAAAATAGCCGATGGAGGAACATTAGCCCTTTTCCTCATGTCATGGGCAGCCTCTTTCCGAGGCCTCCCTCAAAATAAAATCCTACGTCCCAATCTCTCTGATGCATCAATAGCCTTCCCACCAAGAGATTTGCCTCCCAGCTACAGAAATCTAAAGGATAAGTTGTGGTTTGGGGCGAAAGGAAACTTTGTAACGAAGCGATTCGTGTTCGATGCCAAAGCTCTCACAAAGCTTAGGGAAATCGCTAGCAGCCAACGTGTCCCTCAGCCATCACGTAATGAGGTTCTCACATGTTTTGTGTGGAAGCATGCATCTATGGCAGCTGCAgtagttaataataataacaataataacggATTTCCTAATAAGGATTCTGTTATGGCCCATGCAGTGAACATGAGGCCTCGAATGAAATCTAATGCGTTGAGCACCTCCGTTGGAAACCTCTTTTGGTGGGCCAAAACAACACCCAAAGATATTCGCTCATTGGAGTTGTCTGAAATGGTGGAAATGGTAAGGGAGTCTCTAGTGAATTTCAGCAATGAGTATTTGGAGAGCATAGAAGTTGACGTGGGTTCTGCTGTATCAGAGTTTTATGATTCAATTGAACACATTATTAACCCGCTATCTAACAAGGATGATGATAATGCAACTGAGATTTATGCTTTCACAAACTGGAAAGGCTTCTTCAATGAGGTAGATTTTGGATGGGGAAAGCCGATATGGGTCGGGGCCCATGGAAATGTAGGACCCGAGTTTAGGAACATGATTGTGTTTGTGGACGGACAAGGTGGGAAAGGAATTGAGGCATTTGTAACCCTTGAAGAGAAGCATATGGCTGTTCTGGAAAAAGATCCCCAGTTTCTTCTCTTTGTTAATCCCAATCCTGAAGGCCTTCCGGTCACCTTGATTTGA
- the LOC133033409 gene encoding stemmadenine O-acetyltransferase-like, whose product MEVSIISSEIVKPSSLQFNDLKPYKLCLFDQITPMTYASIMVFFRNCIDPNSHANIHQTLLSQLKTSLSETLTFYYPFSGRTKNNFYVDDFDAGVTYVEAKVNCSLIEFFKLKQNELLNKFVPFLPWRDETEARQEELPQMGFQVNIFTCGGIALSTSLGHKIADGGTLALFLMSWAASFRGLPQNKILRPNLSDASIAFPPRDLPPSYRNLKDKLWFGAKGNFVTKRFVFDAKALTKLREIASSQRVPQPSRNEVLTCFVWKHASMAAAVVNNNNNNNGFPNKDSVMAHAVNMRPRMKSNALSTSVGNLFWWAKTTPKDIRSLELSEMVEMVRESLVNFSNEYLESIEVDVGSAVSEFYDSIEHIINPLSNKDDDNAVGHHNT is encoded by the coding sequence ATGGAGGTTAGTATTATCTCGAGTGAGATTGTGAAACCATCCTCCCTTCAGTTTAACGATTTAAAACCCTACAAACTGTGCCTCTTTGATCAAATCACTCCCATGACATACGCCTCAATCATGGTTTTCTTCCGCAACTGTATCGATCCAAATTCCCATGCTAATATTCACCAAACCTTATTATCCCAACTAAAAACCTCCCTATCTGAAACCCTCACCTTCTATTACCCATTTTCAGGAAGGACAAAGAACAACTTCTACGTCGATGATTTCGACGCAGGAGTCACCTATGTTGAGGCCAAGGTCAACTGTAGCTTGATCGAGTTTTTCAAGCTCAAACAGAACGAGTTGCTGAACAAGTTCGTTCCATTCCTTCCTTGGCGTGATGAAACTGAAGCCCGACAAGAGGAGTTGCCTCAAATGGGTTTTCAAGTCAATATTTTCACATGTGGTGGAATAGCTTTGTCTACTTCGTTGGGCCATAAAATAGCCGATGGAGGAACATTAGCCCTTTTCCTCATGTCATGGGCAGCCTCTTTCCGAGGCCTCCCTCAAAATAAAATCCTACGTCCCAATCTCTCTGATGCATCAATAGCCTTCCCACCAAGAGATTTGCCTCCCAGCTACAGAAATCTAAAGGATAAGTTGTGGTTTGGGGCGAAAGGAAACTTTGTAACGAAGCGATTCGTGTTCGATGCCAAAGCTCTCACAAAGCTTAGGGAAATCGCTAGCAGCCAACGTGTCCCTCAGCCATCACGTAATGAGGTTCTCACATGTTTTGTGTGGAAGCATGCATCTATGGCAGCTGCAgtagttaataataataacaataataacggATTTCCTAATAAGGATTCTGTTATGGCCCATGCAGTGAACATGAGGCCTCGAATGAAATCTAATGCGTTGAGCACCTCCGTTGGAAACCTCTTTTGGTGGGCCAAAACAACACCCAAAGATATTCGCTCATTGGAGTTGTCTGAAATGGTGGAAATGGTAAGGGAGTCTCTAGTGAATTTCAGCAATGAGTATTTGGAGAGCATAGAAGTTGACGTGGGTTCTGCTGTATCAGAGTTTTATGATTCAATTGAACACATTATTAACCCGCTATCTAACAAGGATGATGATAATGCTGTTGGACACCACAACACGTGA